From Halanaeroarchaeum sulfurireducens, a single genomic window includes:
- a CDS encoding anthranilate synthase component II, translated as MTTDTSDGETGIEILVIDNYDSFVYNLVQYAGEFATEVFVRRNDATDIDEIRALDPDGIIVSPGPGLPTEAGISMPIFEELAYPTLGVCLGHQSLCSVHGAPVDKAPDVVHGKSSVVTHDGKGVFEGLPTTFEAGRYHSLGVKRHHLPEELEETVWMDDESELVMGVRHRERPHIGVQFHPESILTEPGKALIRAFVEDTCSTT; from the coding sequence GTGACGACCGACACGTCCGACGGTGAGACGGGGATCGAGATCCTCGTCATCGACAACTACGACTCATTCGTCTACAACCTCGTCCAATACGCCGGCGAGTTTGCTACAGAGGTGTTCGTGCGACGCAATGATGCCACCGATATCGACGAGATTCGTGCGCTGGATCCGGACGGAATCATCGTCTCACCGGGTCCGGGCCTCCCGACGGAGGCAGGTATCTCGATGCCCATCTTCGAAGAACTCGCCTACCCGACCCTCGGAGTCTGTCTGGGACACCAGTCCCTCTGCTCGGTTCACGGCGCCCCCGTCGATAAAGCCCCGGACGTCGTCCACGGGAAATCATCCGTGGTAACACACGATGGCAAGGGGGTATTCGAGGGATTGCCTACTACGTTCGAGGCAGGTCGATACCACTCACTCGGCGTCAAACGACACCATCTCCCCGAGGAACTCGAGGAGACGGTGTGGATGGACGACGAATCGGAGCTGGTGATGGGCGTCCGCCACCGAGAGCGGCCACACATCGGTGTCCAGTTCCACCCAGAAAGTATCTTGACGGAGCCGGGAAAGGCTCTCATTCGCGCCTTCGTGGAGGATACATGCAGTACCACGTGA
- a CDS encoding CDGSH iron-sulfur domain-containing protein, whose amino-acid sequence MTREITHDATEPKMLDEEEIDERGTVAICMCGLSADYPFCDGSHAATADEDSDVLYKYEGDDDENPRHEIAEIVYAEED is encoded by the coding sequence ATGACACGGGAGATAACTCACGACGCCACCGAACCGAAGATGCTCGACGAGGAGGAGATCGACGAGCGGGGGACCGTCGCCATCTGTATGTGCGGGCTCTCGGCGGACTACCCGTTCTGTGACGGGTCCCACGCCGCCACGGCCGACGAGGATTCCGACGTGCTGTACAAATACGAGGGGGACGACGACGAAAACCCGCGCCACGAGATCGCAGAGATCGTCTACGCCGAGGAAGACTAA
- a CDS encoding DUF7124 domain-containing protein, protein MKDAGGSEDMTLAFELTALRSLANPSTVFANTRQWTSYTGIVSEEPTHALTNYARSRRIRQDFFSGPDGKAGTLEKVKSQFESERYVFVGTDEDDRELAESVGWEYLDVREAADAADWELRDEEAEAESGREDWP, encoded by the coding sequence ATGAAGGATGCAGGCGGCAGCGAGGACATGACGCTCGCGTTCGAGCTGACCGCGCTCAGGTCGCTCGCGAATCCCAGTACCGTCTTCGCGAACACCCGCCAGTGGACCTCCTACACCGGAATCGTCTCAGAGGAGCCGACGCACGCCCTCACCAATTACGCACGCTCGCGACGCATCCGCCAGGACTTCTTCTCCGGGCCCGACGGCAAGGCAGGAACCCTCGAGAAGGTCAAATCACAGTTCGAATCGGAGCGGTACGTGTTCGTGGGGACCGACGAGGACGATCGGGAACTGGCCGAGTCGGTAGGCTGGGAGTATCTCGACGTACGCGAGGCGGCGGACGCGGCGGACTGGGAACTGAGGGACGAAGAGGCAGAGGCCGAATCAGGTCGCGAGGACTGGCCGTAG
- a CDS encoding RNA-guided endonuclease TnpB family protein translates to MSDRPQRTNTYTAEPISERYRECLFDWLAAHAPLWNQITYRRRQQYFDEDGDVWDAEYTDLYEQYGPLLGKATCQQVVRKNSEAWRSHFELLSQYREESNQTVTEKPSPPGYWGNREDGYELHGLVRNDLYTFDWNEQRSTVEFGVGGVLEDRYDFAYNERVTLQVRGDPQWRGDDSRLELIYDEHTDQLRVQHPVRIQSENLREQRQDAFTQTLDPENTTQSAAIDVGANNTLGVVTETGDTAVYHARPEFDLFQQHSERIATLQSELPDDQYTSNQIHRVYDERSRQRDHSRDAAVKHVAEWLLERNVDRVYVGDLTDVLSTHWSTDVNEKTHAFWSHRQLVDRITLTLGDVGITVLETGEYESSSQCPVCGSDAVTRSGDSFRCDTCGLEAHADVAGAWNILQSEVGPMARPAGLSAERGRDAPADGAYWQWNDHEWTPADFGEQSWSLDQPSVSEPASSQPG, encoded by the coding sequence GTGAGCGACCGGCCACAACGAACGAACACGTACACTGCTGAACCGATCAGTGAGCGGTATCGGGAGTGTCTGTTCGACTGGCTGGCCGCACACGCCCCGCTCTGGAACCAGATCACCTACCGTCGCCGTCAACAATATTTCGACGAAGATGGTGACGTGTGGGATGCCGAATACACCGACCTGTACGAACAATACGGTCCGCTTCTTGGCAAAGCAACGTGCCAGCAAGTCGTCCGGAAAAACAGTGAGGCCTGGCGCAGCCACTTCGAATTGCTCTCTCAATACCGTGAGGAGTCGAATCAGACTGTGACGGAGAAACCGTCACCACCCGGCTATTGGGGCAACCGTGAAGATGGCTACGAGTTGCACGGCCTCGTCCGCAACGACCTCTATACGTTCGACTGGAACGAGCAACGCAGTACAGTTGAATTCGGGGTCGGCGGCGTCCTCGAAGACCGGTACGACTTCGCGTACAACGAGCGCGTGACACTCCAGGTTCGTGGTGATCCACAATGGCGTGGCGACGACAGTCGATTAGAACTCATCTACGATGAGCATACTGACCAGCTTCGTGTCCAGCACCCTGTCCGCATACAGTCAGAGAACCTCAGAGAACAGCGCCAGGATGCATTCACTCAGACACTCGATCCCGAGAACACGACGCAGTCAGCAGCAATCGACGTCGGCGCAAACAACACGCTAGGGGTCGTCACTGAAACCGGTGACACCGCCGTCTACCACGCACGACCTGAGTTTGACCTGTTCCAGCAGCACTCGGAGCGAATCGCAACACTCCAATCGGAACTCCCGGACGACCAGTACACCAGCAACCAGATCCACCGTGTGTACGATGAGCGGTCACGACAGCGTGATCATAGCCGCGATGCTGCAGTGAAGCACGTTGCCGAGTGGCTCCTCGAACGGAACGTAGACAGGGTGTACGTCGGTGACTTGACCGACGTACTTTCGACGCACTGGTCTACCGATGTGAACGAAAAGACGCACGCGTTCTGGTCGCATCGCCAACTCGTTGACCGGATCACACTCACACTCGGTGATGTCGGCATCACTGTACTGGAGACTGGTGAGTATGAGTCGAGTAGTCAGTGCCCGGTGTGTGGGAGTGATGCGGTCACTCGGAGCGGTGATTCGTTTCGATGTGACACGTGCGGTCTGGAGGCGCACGCGGATGTTGCAGGGGCGTGGAATATCTTGCAGTCAGAAGTTGGGCCGATGGCTCGGCCTGCTGGCCTGTCTGCTGAACGCGGCAGGGACGCACCCGCTGATGGGGCGTACTGGCAGTGGAACGACCACGAGTGGACACCCGCGGATTTTGGGGAACAGTCGTGGTCACTTGACCAACCCAGCGTCAGCGAACCCGCAAGTTCACAGCCGGGGT
- a CDS encoding NAD(P)/FAD-dependent oxidoreductase, giving the protein MSESYVIVGDGVAGSSAAETLREENPEADITVITDEGEPLYNRILIKEFAKGTMPEDPVFIHDEEWYEERDIDLRLNTLVTNVRADDHEVVTHEDEVIPYDGLLVATGGTPIQAPAPNSDANGIDHFWTFQDARDIRENAEEADNAVIVGAGLLGIDLAAIVGKHDVENAHYIMRGNRWWRYALSIEGAEIMHQAMRDLGVNLVFESGIDEFRVDDDGYIKETVDANGEVYPTDWASVAIGLNFNIELLQNTDVTLDWGIHVDETMRTEEEDIYAAGDVTQFHDQVIGDTAQNGSWGSAQEQGKLAAKSMLEDQGGDVTAEPFRWVSSYSITHFDFPFISFGHATRGTDHAERKYGEQEWRRLAFDDGQLVGGVLIGDMSLQSQFNKIILSEAQVADQKDVLLQQDFDLDELDADIEE; this is encoded by the coding sequence ATGAGCGAATCGTACGTAATCGTAGGTGACGGTGTCGCTGGCAGCTCCGCCGCGGAGACACTCAGGGAAGAGAACCCCGAGGCCGACATTACCGTCATTACGGACGAGGGAGAACCGCTGTACAACCGCATCTTGATCAAGGAGTTCGCCAAGGGCACGATGCCCGAGGACCCGGTCTTCATCCACGACGAAGAGTGGTACGAAGAGCGGGACATCGACCTCCGCCTGAACACCCTCGTGACGAACGTTCGAGCCGACGACCACGAGGTCGTCACCCACGAAGACGAGGTCATTCCCTACGACGGACTGCTCGTCGCCACGGGCGGCACGCCGATTCAGGCCCCCGCCCCGAACAGCGACGCTAACGGGATCGACCACTTCTGGACCTTCCAGGACGCCCGTGACATCCGCGAGAACGCCGAAGAAGCCGACAACGCCGTCATCGTCGGCGCCGGACTGCTCGGCATCGACCTCGCCGCCATCGTCGGCAAACACGACGTCGAGAACGCCCACTACATCATGCGGGGCAACCGCTGGTGGCGCTACGCGCTGAGCATCGAGGGCGCAGAGATCATGCACCAGGCGATGCGCGACCTCGGCGTCAATCTGGTCTTCGAGAGCGGGATCGACGAGTTCCGCGTCGACGACGACGGGTACATCAAAGAGACGGTCGACGCCAACGGCGAGGTCTACCCGACGGACTGGGCATCCGTGGCAATCGGCCTCAACTTCAACATCGAGTTGCTCCAGAACACGGACGTCACCCTCGACTGGGGTATTCACGTCGACGAGACGATGCGCACCGAAGAAGAGGACATCTACGCGGCAGGCGACGTGACCCAGTTCCACGATCAGGTCATCGGCGACACCGCCCAGAACGGTTCGTGGGGCTCCGCCCAGGAACAGGGTAAGCTCGCTGCCAAGAGCATGCTCGAGGACCAGGGCGGGGACGTTACCGCCGAGCCGTTCCGCTGGGTCTCCTCGTACTCCATCACCCACTTCGACTTCCCGTTCATCTCCTTCGGTCACGCGACCCGAGGCACCGACCACGCCGAGCGCAAGTACGGCGAGCAGGAGTGGCGGCGGCTGGCCTTCGATGACGGCCAGCTCGTCGGTGGCGTCCTCATCGGCGATATGTCTCTGCAGTCGCAATTTAACAAGATCATCCTCTCGGAGGCCCAGGTGGCCGATCAGAAGGACGTCCTCCTCCAGCAGGACTTCGACCTCGACGAACTGGACGCGGACATCGAGGAGTAG
- a CDS encoding DUF5815 family protein yields MPQPGVPGAEEDSSVELPCGRTVPVSDFHLGMREYECACGETHAVVLDPHPLSRFIPEDTVEVLKTAIETSPDDEFEEFGIPYLLGAVIDEHPDEMIVHDASSNGSVGYAILWVARFDSEELHRRVVELVVTLMEHALAHAEDDEAIGQFESQLADFDVDAFVEEYREVRDFEDEFDEPV; encoded by the coding sequence ATGCCGCAGCCAGGCGTACCCGGAGCGGAGGAGGATTCGTCCGTCGAGTTGCCCTGCGGTCGGACGGTCCCGGTCTCCGATTTCCACCTCGGGATGCGCGAGTACGAGTGTGCGTGCGGGGAGACCCACGCCGTGGTCCTCGACCCCCACCCGCTCTCGCGATTTATCCCCGAAGACACAGTCGAGGTACTCAAGACGGCCATCGAAACGAGTCCGGACGACGAGTTCGAGGAGTTCGGTATCCCGTACCTCCTCGGCGCAGTCATCGACGAGCATCCCGACGAGATGATCGTCCACGACGCCTCTTCGAACGGCAGCGTCGGCTACGCGATCCTCTGGGTCGCGCGCTTCGATAGCGAGGAACTCCACCGCCGGGTCGTCGAACTGGTCGTCACCCTGATGGAACACGCGCTCGCGCACGCCGAGGACGACGAGGCGATCGGGCAGTTCGAGTCCCAGCTCGCCGATTTCGACGTGGACGCGTTCGTCGAGGAGTACCGAGAGGTTAGAGACTTCGAGGACGAGTTCGACGAGCCGGTGTGA
- the pabB gene encoding aminodeoxychorismate synthase, component I, translating to MNDVTIATSPEAFRKVATEVPDGTRVPIVGSVTVDPWIAYRRARGTNPSFYFETSGGEPGWGYFGVEPTRFVSVDGTGALDTVETLLDQERLARGECEIPYPGGLFGWLSYDVALELESLPEHTVDDRDLPRLQLGVYETVAAWETPVTDDPQLQIVTSPTIEGDIDTAFDAGVAHIEGLAEAALHGSATVEETPVDIEPVAFESRIDRDRYEERIATVKRYIREGDTFQANISQRLEAPAAIHPVEVFDALRVSNPAPYSGLLEFPGIDLVSASPELLLERTGDQLVTEPIAGTRPRGATESEDEVLADDLSDDEKERAEHAMLVDLERNDLGKVSEYGSVSVDEYRRVDRYSEVMHLVSTVTGTLRPDSTLVDAIRAVFPGGTITGAPKPRTMEIIDQAEETRRGPYTGSMTAFGFDGRATLNIIIRTLVRVEDQYHLRVGGGIVHDSVPDREYEETLDKARALVNAVDAALAEEGNMGVQE from the coding sequence ATGAACGACGTCACGATCGCCACGTCCCCGGAGGCCTTTCGCAAGGTCGCCACCGAGGTTCCCGACGGGACACGGGTACCGATCGTGGGCTCGGTCACGGTAGACCCCTGGATCGCGTATCGGCGCGCCAGGGGGACGAACCCCTCCTTTTATTTCGAAACGTCTGGAGGTGAGCCCGGCTGGGGCTATTTCGGTGTGGAACCAACCCGGTTCGTGAGTGTCGACGGGACGGGGGCTCTCGACACGGTCGAGACGCTGCTCGACCAAGAGCGGCTGGCCCGAGGTGAATGTGAGATCCCGTACCCCGGCGGGTTGTTCGGCTGGCTCTCCTACGATGTGGCGCTTGAACTCGAATCGTTGCCCGAACACACGGTGGACGATCGAGACCTCCCGAGGCTCCAGTTAGGAGTCTACGAGACGGTCGCCGCCTGGGAAACACCGGTAACCGACGACCCACAGCTACAGATCGTCACGTCGCCCACTATCGAAGGAGACATCGATACCGCCTTCGACGCCGGCGTCGCCCACATCGAGGGGCTCGCCGAAGCCGCGCTCCATGGTAGTGCGACCGTCGAAGAAACACCCGTGGACATCGAGCCCGTGGCGTTCGAAAGCCGGATCGACCGCGATCGGTATGAAGAGCGGATCGCTACCGTCAAACGCTACATCCGGGAGGGAGACACCTTCCAGGCGAACATCTCCCAGCGGCTCGAAGCACCGGCGGCGATCCATCCGGTCGAGGTCTTCGATGCGCTGAGGGTCTCGAATCCGGCTCCGTACTCCGGGTTGCTCGAGTTTCCTGGCATCGACCTCGTGAGTGCGAGTCCGGAGTTACTCCTGGAGCGGACGGGGGATCAGTTGGTGACCGAACCGATCGCCGGCACACGTCCACGGGGGGCGACCGAGTCCGAAGACGAGGTGCTGGCGGACGATCTGAGCGATGACGAAAAGGAGCGTGCCGAACACGCGATGCTGGTCGATCTCGAACGAAACGACCTGGGAAAGGTTTCCGAGTATGGGTCGGTCAGCGTGGACGAGTACCGTCGGGTCGATCGCTACTCGGAGGTGATGCACCTGGTTTCCACGGTTACGGGGACGCTCCGCCCAGATAGTACTCTCGTCGATGCCATCCGGGCGGTCTTCCCGGGCGGGACCATCACCGGCGCCCCGAAACCACGAACGATGGAGATTATCGACCAGGCCGAGGAGACGAGGCGGGGGCCCTACACGGGGAGTATGACGGCCTTCGGCTTCGACGGACGGGCCACGCTCAATATAATCATCCGCACGCTGGTCAGGGTCGAGGATCAGTACCATCTTCGTGTCGGCGGCGGAATCGTCCACGATTCGGTTCCCGACCGGGAATACGAGGAAACTCTGGATAAGGCACGGGCACTCGTAAATGCGGTCGACGCCGCCCTGGCCGAAGAAGGGAACATGGGGGTCCAAGAGTGA
- a CDS encoding DUF7385 family protein encodes MADLDVSEGFDLHEHRESFKLLRQGADSTHLENREDLECPACGAVFDRLFVTERETVTFSSSPEGPICLVRAPDQLLVLTH; translated from the coding sequence ATGGCCGACCTCGACGTCTCGGAGGGGTTCGACCTCCACGAACACCGGGAGTCGTTCAAGCTGCTCCGACAGGGGGCTGATTCCACACATCTGGAAAACCGCGAGGACCTCGAGTGTCCCGCCTGCGGAGCGGTCTTCGACCGGTTGTTCGTGACCGAACGCGAAACGGTGACGTTCTCCAGTTCGCCAGAGGGACCGATCTGTCTGGTCCGGGCGCCGGACCAGCTGCTCGTACTCACGCACTGA
- the carB gene encoding carbamoyl-phosphate synthase large subunit, whose amino-acid sequence MSDERTVLLIGSGPIQIGQAAEFDYSGAQACRALQEEGARVVLVNSNPATIMTDPEMADEVYIEPITTEAIAEIIATERPDGVIAGLGGQTGLNVTAELAEQGVLGEYDVEIMGTPLETIYATEDRELFRQRMKELGQPVARSTTITLDDEETVADLTSENVRKRVENAVDSVGGLPVIARTTYTLGGSGSGIVDEMDELVARVHKGLRLSRNDEVLVTESISGWVELEYEVMRDAGDSTVIICNMENIDPMGIHTGESTVVTPSQVIPDEGHQEMRDAALDVIRDLGIEGGCNIQFAWHDDGTPEGEYRVVEVNPRVSRSSALASKATGYPIARVTAKVALGKRLHEIENEITGETTAAFEPAIDYVVTKVPRWPIDKFSEVDFELSTAMKSTGEAMAIGRTFEESLLKALRSTEYVPSVDWDETDDAELESEYLKRPTPDRPYAIFEAFNRGYTVEEIRKLTEIREWYLERFENVADAAVAAAEGDLETPAETGYTNVEIAEMATTGVPDTSARGGVREGSTDASAGEPIPDGTGTAVTVDDVEAVAPDRTYKQVDTCAGEFAASTPYYYSSRSPGSSHDEVQADRDADSVVIVGAGPIRIGQGVEFDYCTVHAVRALREDGIDAHIVNNNPETVSTDYDTSDGLFFEPITAEEVADAIEATNADGVMVQFGGQTSVNVGEPLEAEIDRRGLDCELLGTSVDAMDLAEDRDRFNQLMTEKGIAQPRGGTATSEREALDLAHDIGYPVLVRPSYVLGGRAMDVVHSDEELERYIEEAVRVSPDKPILVDDFLEGAAEVDVDAVSDGEDVLIGGIMEHVETAGVHSGDSAVAIPPQTLGRDVNRRIREVVEDIADALDTVGLLNVQLAVQDDTVYVLEANPRSSRTVPFVSKATGVPIAKIAAKVMAGSSLDDLDVTETVPDSVSIKEVVLPFDRLPGSDPRLGPEMKSTGEVMGTAQSFGKAYQKAQMAVNKPIPLEGTALIDLSAEEFPDPESEAGGELIDGFAEHFTLMDFSDTERFTEAIRKKEIDLIVSRKEEPLHEAVEEEITYFSTYPSARAALSAIESADEPLDIESIQRRTKREEYWGQPK is encoded by the coding sequence ATGTCTGACGAGCGGACCGTCCTCCTCATCGGTAGTGGCCCGATTCAGATCGGACAGGCAGCCGAGTTCGACTACTCCGGCGCGCAGGCCTGTCGAGCCCTGCAGGAGGAGGGGGCCCGAGTCGTCCTCGTCAACTCCAACCCGGCGACCATCATGACGGACCCGGAGATGGCCGACGAGGTCTACATCGAGCCCATCACGACGGAGGCCATCGCGGAGATCATCGCGACCGAACGCCCCGACGGTGTCATCGCCGGACTGGGGGGCCAGACGGGACTCAACGTCACCGCCGAACTGGCCGAACAGGGCGTCCTCGGGGAGTACGACGTCGAAATCATGGGGACGCCCCTGGAGACGATCTACGCGACCGAGGATCGCGAACTGTTCCGCCAGCGGATGAAAGAACTGGGACAGCCGGTCGCGCGCTCGACGACCATCACGCTGGACGACGAGGAGACGGTCGCCGATCTGACGTCCGAGAACGTGCGAAAGCGGGTCGAGAACGCCGTCGATTCAGTCGGTGGCCTTCCCGTCATCGCGCGGACCACCTACACGCTCGGCGGGTCGGGGTCGGGCATCGTCGACGAGATGGACGAACTGGTCGCCAGGGTCCACAAGGGCCTTCGGCTCTCCCGCAACGACGAGGTCCTCGTCACCGAATCGATCTCTGGCTGGGTCGAACTCGAGTACGAGGTCATGCGCGACGCCGGCGACTCGACGGTCATCATCTGCAACATGGAGAACATCGACCCGATGGGCATCCACACCGGCGAGTCGACCGTCGTGACACCCAGTCAGGTCATCCCCGACGAAGGCCACCAGGAGATGCGCGACGCGGCCCTCGATGTCATTCGTGACCTGGGCATCGAAGGGGGCTGTAACATCCAGTTCGCCTGGCACGACGACGGAACGCCAGAGGGCGAGTACCGCGTCGTCGAGGTCAACCCCCGCGTGTCACGCTCCTCTGCGCTCGCCTCGAAAGCGACCGGATACCCCATCGCACGGGTCACCGCCAAGGTCGCGCTGGGCAAGCGCCTCCACGAGATCGAAAACGAGATCACCGGCGAGACGACCGCCGCCTTCGAACCGGCGATCGACTACGTGGTCACGAAGGTACCCCGCTGGCCCATCGACAAGTTCTCCGAGGTTGACTTCGAACTCTCCACGGCGATGAAGTCGACCGGCGAGGCGATGGCCATCGGCCGAACCTTCGAGGAGAGCCTGCTCAAGGCGCTTCGCTCCACCGAGTACGTCCCGTCGGTCGACTGGGACGAAACCGACGACGCCGAACTCGAATCGGAGTACCTCAAGCGGCCCACCCCGGATCGCCCCTACGCGATCTTCGAGGCCTTCAATCGCGGATATACCGTCGAAGAGATCCGCAAATTAACCGAGATCCGCGAGTGGTATCTCGAACGATTCGAAAACGTCGCCGACGCGGCTGTCGCCGCGGCGGAGGGGGACCTCGAGACGCCCGCCGAGACCGGCTACACGAACGTCGAAATCGCGGAGATGGCCACGACGGGCGTACCCGACACGAGCGCTCGCGGCGGTGTACGCGAGGGGTCGACCGATGCCTCGGCGGGCGAGCCGATCCCCGACGGCACGGGGACGGCGGTCACCGTCGACGACGTCGAGGCCGTCGCGCCCGACCGGACGTACAAGCAGGTCGATACCTGCGCCGGCGAGTTCGCCGCTTCGACGCCGTATTACTACTCCTCACGGTCGCCGGGCTCCAGCCACGACGAGGTGCAGGCCGACCGGGACGCCGATAGCGTGGTCATCGTCGGCGCCGGTCCCATCCGGATCGGCCAGGGCGTCGAGTTCGATTACTGCACCGTCCACGCCGTGCGCGCACTCCGCGAAGACGGCATCGACGCCCACATCGTCAACAACAACCCCGAGACCGTCTCGACTGATTACGACACCTCCGACGGGCTCTTCTTCGAACCGATCACGGCCGAGGAGGTCGCCGACGCCATCGAGGCGACGAACGCCGACGGCGTAATGGTCCAGTTCGGGGGACAGACCTCCGTCAACGTGGGCGAACCGCTCGAAGCGGAGATCGACCGGCGCGGCCTCGACTGCGAGCTCCTGGGCACCTCCGTGGACGCGATGGACCTGGCGGAGGACCGCGACCGCTTCAATCAGCTCATGACCGAGAAGGGCATCGCCCAGCCCCGTGGCGGCACGGCAACGAGCGAGCGGGAGGCTCTCGATCTGGCCCACGACATCGGGTACCCGGTGCTCGTCCGTCCCAGCTACGTCCTCGGCGGGCGCGCGATGGACGTCGTTCATAGCGACGAGGAACTGGAACGGTACATCGAGGAGGCCGTTCGGGTGTCACCGGACAAGCCGATCCTCGTGGACGACTTCCTCGAGGGTGCAGCGGAGGTCGACGTCGACGCCGTCTCCGACGGCGAGGACGTGCTCATCGGCGGCATCATGGAACACGTGGAGACCGCCGGCGTCCACTCCGGCGACTCGGCTGTGGCTATCCCGCCCCAGACCCTGGGCCGCGACGTCAACCGCCGCATCCGGGAGGTCGTCGAGGACATCGCTGACGCGCTCGACACGGTGGGACTGTTGAACGTCCAGTTGGCGGTTCAGGACGACACCGTCTACGTGCTCGAGGCCAACCCCCGTTCCTCACGGACCGTCCCGTTCGTCTCGAAAGCGACCGGGGTCCCGATCGCGAAGATCGCTGCGAAGGTGATGGCAGGCTCCTCGCTCGATGACCTGGACGTGACCGAAACGGTCCCCGATTCGGTGAGCATCAAAGAGGTCGTCCTCCCCTTCGATCGCCTGCCCGGGTCGGACCCCCGGCTGGGCCCCGAGATGAAATCCACGGGGGAAGTGATGGGGACGGCACAATCCTTCGGAAAGGCCTACCAGAAGGCCCAGATGGCTGTCAACAAGCCGATCCCGCTCGAGGGGACCGCGCTCATCGATCTCTCCGCAGAGGAGTTCCCCGACCCGGAGAGCGAGGCGGGAGGGGAACTCATCGACGGCTTCGCGGAGCACTTCACGCTCATGGATTTCTCCGATACGGAACGGTTCACCGAGGCCATCCGCAAAAAGGAGATTGATCTGATCGTCTCGCGGAAGGAGGAACCGTTACACGAGGCCGTCGAAGAGGAGATCACGTACTTCTCGACGTATCCTTCGGCGAGAGCCGCACTCTCGGCCATCGAATCGGCGGACGAGCCACTCGACATCGAATCCATCCAGCGGCGGACGAAACGGGAAGAGTACTGGGGCCAGCCGAAGTGA
- a CDS encoding aminotransferase class IV, translated as MQYHVNGELVPDDDATVTVDDRGFLYGDAAFETVRAYDGTLFEWEAHLERLQHTCSALGMPDAVPTNLEDRVSQTLEANGFADAYVRVSITRGVQPGKLTPQPDVEPTVVIIVSELPRSGIEGNPVWDTPAVVETVETRKIDGKAVPSDLKTHNYLNGILARLELRTAEGTVRADEALLLDNEGFVTEGTTSNVFFVDGGTLHTPHEEPILPGVTRRVVLDLAREAGITVETGRYRPERLRNAEELFLTNTTGELWPVDRLDEREVGSGAVTERLTKAFDERIEEFY; from the coding sequence ATGCAGTACCACGTGAACGGCGAACTGGTGCCCGACGACGACGCGACCGTCACCGTCGACGATCGGGGATTCCTGTACGGGGACGCCGCCTTCGAGACCGTGCGGGCCTACGATGGGACGCTCTTCGAATGGGAAGCTCATCTGGAACGCCTCCAGCACACCTGCTCGGCGTTGGGCATGCCCGACGCCGTCCCGACGAACCTCGAAGACCGCGTTTCCCAGACGCTCGAAGCGAATGGCTTCGCCGACGCATACGTTCGCGTATCGATCACCCGGGGCGTCCAGCCAGGGAAGCTCACTCCGCAACCGGACGTCGAACCGACGGTGGTCATCATCGTCTCGGAGCTCCCCCGGTCTGGAATCGAGGGAAATCCCGTCTGGGACACACCCGCTGTCGTCGAGACCGTCGAGACTCGGAAGATCGATGGGAAGGCAGTGCCATCGGATCTGAAAACCCACAACTATCTGAACGGGATACTCGCCAGGCTCGAACTCCGTACTGCGGAGGGAACGGTCCGCGCGGACGAGGCCCTCCTGCTCGACAACGAAGGGTTCGTCACCGAGGGAACCACCAGCAACGTGTTTTTCGTCGACGGCGGGACCCTCCACACACCACACGAGGAACCGATACTCCCGGGTGTCACCCGTCGCGTTGTGCTTGATCTCGCCAGGGAAGCGGGCATCACCGTCGAAACCGGTCGCTACCGACCGGAGCGCCTCCGAAATGCCGAAGAGCTGTTTCTCACCAATACGACCGGCGAGCTGTGGCCAGTCGACCGTCTGGACGAACGCGAGGTCGGGAGTGGCGCCGTCACCGAACGATTGACAAAGGCATTCGACGAACGAATCGAGGAGTTCTATTGA